In the genome of Gloeotrichia echinulata CP02, one region contains:
- a CDS encoding Uma2 family endonuclease: MTAVTINFNPIIELSDDQFYQLCRENPEVKFERNTTGEIIIMSPTGGATGNRNSEINADFVIWNRQTKLGVCFDSSTCFQLPNGAKRSPDVAWIKQARWNILTLEEKEKFPPIAPDFVLELMSPSDSLADTQAKMQEYIDNQVKLGWLINRQTRQVEIYRQGQPVEVLNSPTELSGEDILPGFILDLQIVW; encoded by the coding sequence ATGACAGCCGTTACCATCAACTTCAACCCCATAATTGAACTCAGCGACGACCAATTTTATCAACTGTGTCGCGAAAATCCTGAAGTCAAATTTGAGCGCAACACCACAGGAGAAATAATTATCATGTCACCCACAGGGGGAGCAACCGGAAACCGGAACTCAGAAATCAACGCCGATTTTGTAATTTGGAATCGTCAAACAAAATTAGGTGTATGCTTTGACTCCTCCACCTGCTTCCAACTCCCCAATGGCGCCAAGCGTTCTCCTGATGTCGCTTGGATAAAACAAGCAAGATGGAATATACTCACCCTGGAAGAAAAAGAAAAATTTCCGCCCATTGCGCCAGATTTTGTATTAGAGTTAATGTCACCCAGCGATAGTTTGGCAGATACCCAAGCGAAAATGCAAGAATATATAGATAACCAAGTCAAACTGGGTTGGTTAATTAACCGCCAAACTCGCCAAGTAGAAATTTATCGTCAAGGTCAACCAGTAGAAGTATTGAATTCTCCCACCGAATTATCAGGAGAAGATATTCTCCCCGGTTTTATTTTAGATTTACAAATAGTTTGGTAA
- a CDS encoding Uma2 family endonuclease yields the protein MTAVTINFNPIIELSDDQFYQLCRENPEVKFERNTTGEIIIMSPTGGETGNRNFEIDIELGIWNRQTKLGVCFDSSTCFQLPNGAKRSPDVAWIKQARWNILTLEQKEKFPPIAPDFVLELMSPSDSLADTQAKMQEYIDNQVKLGWLINRQTRQVEIYRQGQPVEVLNSPTELSGEDILPGFILDLQIVW from the coding sequence ATGACAGCCGTCACCATCAACTTTAACCCCATAATTGAACTCAGCGACGACCAATTTTATCAACTGTGTCGCGAAAATCCTGAAGTCAAATTTGAGCGCAACACCACAGGAGAAATAATTATCATGTCACCCACAGGGGGAGAAACCGGAAACCGGAATTTTGAAATTGACATCGAGTTAGGAATATGGAATCGTCAAACAAAATTAGGTGTATGCTTTGACTCTTCCACCTGCTTTCAACTCCCCAATGGCGCCAAGCGTTCTCCTGATGTCGCTTGGATAAAACAAGCAAGATGGAATATACTCACCCTAGAACAAAAAGAAAAATTCCCGCCCATCGCGCCAGATTTTGTATTAGAGTTAATGTCACCCAGCGATAGTTTGGCAGATACCCAAGCGAAAATGCAAGAATATATAGATAATCAAGTCAAACTGGGTTGGTTAATTAATCGCCAAACTCGCCAAGTAGAAATTTATCGTCAAGGTCAACCAGTAGAAGTATTGAATTCTCCGACAGAATTATCAGGAGAAGATATTCTCCCCGGTTTTATTTTAGATTTACAAATAGTTTGGTAA
- a CDS encoding integrase, translating into MLSKESSAYDPRKAEWDGIPIEQWEPSKWKQWKSKYPGSDERAKIEREYLRIKHAIVQANSALSLDRVKVKLKLTSPKTIGLQGTFPCRLGDVGKNGSRNKQYTISFGFYANDIGVKTAVVKARELDLLLITKQFQWTPELLGKQSQKIAFTDDEQPAKLIREWIEEYEREFWKTHEKNRQGIRTWETHYLRHLKKLPQDVTLSVEALETALAKTKPNTSGRFFLTWQLKKFCDFCGIDGLKTINAYATPKPHPAIRKVPLDEEIIQGFTKIGVPLSVYASKENLTQPEQWQWAYAMLATYGLRPHELFAVDIEAFTDPANSFHLVTLNPSLTGGTKTGERSCGIPPLYPHWVELFDLKNVKLPYNEGTLNNKTAKLYIRFRVIDVGFRPYDLRHAYAIRGHRLRVPIKTMADYMGHTVQEHTKTYQRWMNQEANLEIYREVVIHRQGTPKEALKARISELEAENTALKAENSTLKGLLIQHQLGELLSD; encoded by the coding sequence ATGCTTAGTAAAGAATCTAGTGCCTATGACCCTCGTAAAGCTGAATGGGATGGTATACCAATTGAGCAATGGGAGCCATCTAAGTGGAAGCAATGGAAATCTAAATATCCTGGGTCAGATGAAAGGGCGAAGATAGAACGGGAATATCTCAGGATTAAACATGCGATTGTGCAAGCTAACTCGGCGTTAAGTTTAGATAGGGTCAAGGTTAAACTTAAGCTAACCAGTCCGAAAACTATTGGGTTACAAGGAACTTTTCCCTGTAGACTTGGTGATGTGGGTAAAAATGGCAGTCGTAATAAACAATATACCATTTCTTTTGGTTTTTATGCTAATGATATTGGCGTGAAAACGGCTGTCGTCAAAGCACGGGAATTGGATTTGTTATTAATTACCAAACAGTTTCAGTGGACACCTGAGTTATTGGGTAAGCAATCACAAAAAATAGCCTTTACAGATGATGAGCAACCTGCCAAACTCATCAGGGAATGGATTGAGGAATACGAGCGGGAATTTTGGAAAACCCATGAGAAGAATAGACAAGGAATACGTACATGGGAAACTCATTATCTCAGGCATTTGAAAAAACTGCCTCAAGATGTTACTCTGTCTGTAGAAGCTTTAGAAACAGCACTAGCTAAGACTAAGCCTAATACATCAGGCAGGTTTTTTTTGACATGGCAATTGAAAAAGTTTTGTGATTTTTGCGGTATTGATGGTTTGAAAACAATTAATGCTTATGCAACTCCTAAGCCTCATCCGGCGATTCGGAAAGTTCCTTTAGATGAGGAAATTATCCAAGGGTTTACTAAAATTGGAGTGCCATTATCAGTTTATGCTAGTAAGGAGAACTTGACGCAACCTGAACAATGGCAATGGGCTTATGCGATGTTGGCTACTTACGGTTTAAGACCTCATGAATTATTTGCGGTAGATATAGAAGCGTTTACAGACCCAGCAAATAGTTTTCATTTGGTGACGTTAAATCCGAGTTTGACCGGTGGTACTAAGACTGGTGAGCGCAGTTGTGGTATTCCCCCCTTATATCCTCATTGGGTGGAACTTTTTGATTTGAAGAATGTAAAATTACCTTATAATGAAGGGACGCTCAATAATAAAACTGCTAAATTGTACATCAGATTTAGAGTGATTGATGTCGGTTTTAGACCTTATGATTTACGTCACGCCTATGCGATACGCGGACATCGTTTAAGGGTCCCGATCAAGACAATGGCTGATTATATGGGACATACAGTACAAGAGCATACTAAGACTTATCAAAGATGGATGAATCAAGAGGCTAATTTAGAAATTTATCGCGAAGTTGTGATTCATCGACAAGGGACGCCGAAGGAAGCTTTGAAGGCGAGAATTAGTGAATTGGAGGCGGAAAATACGGCGCTGAAGGCGGAAAATTCTACTCTCAAAGGTTTGTTAATTCAGCATCAATTAGGTGAGTTGTTGAGTGATTAA
- a CDS encoding sporulation/spore germination protein, producing MNTNQRNFLPLIIVAMLASLSSCSSDTTSPKEITSVSPAPTSSNSISSPSSTQTPSMAQLRAKSANIEPSLSPESQSENTPTANPQATTNKTINVTLYTSDTQCQALIPQKVTVGAEEPVTGAVGKILQERDTADFSLSGYRVNVKNGVATVDLRVSPQSKRQLASLSSCEQFAMFGSVRKTLTSNAQWNIKEVRFTEKGENVEL from the coding sequence ATGAACACAAACCAAAGAAATTTTTTACCACTAATTATTGTGGCAATGCTTGCTAGCCTCAGCAGCTGTAGTTCAGACACTACCTCTCCTAAAGAGATTACTAGCGTTTCCCCAGCACCAACATCCTCTAATAGCATATCTTCTCCAAGCTCCACACAAACCCCCAGCATGGCTCAATTAAGGGCTAAATCTGCCAACATTGAGCCGTCCTTATCTCCAGAATCCCAGAGCGAAAATACACCCACCGCCAACCCTCAAGCTACCACTAACAAAACTATCAACGTCACACTATACACAAGTGACACGCAATGTCAAGCACTAATTCCGCAAAAAGTTACAGTGGGTGCAGAAGAACCTGTGACAGGTGCGGTAGGTAAAATTTTACAGGAACGAGATACAGCCGACTTTAGCTTATCTGGTTATCGTGTCAACGTCAAAAATGGCGTTGCTACCGTCGATTTGCGAGTATCTCCTCAGTCCAAACGACAATTAGCTTCTCTTTCTAGTTGTGAACAATTTGCTATGTTTGGCAGTGTTCGTAAAACTTTAACAAGTAATGCTCAGTGGAATATTAAAGAAGTTCGTTTTACAGAAAAAGGTGAAAATGTTGAACTTTAA
- a CDS encoding type II toxin-antitoxin system Phd/YefM family antitoxin, whose product MLSLSDIYPLSEFQRGAKAFLERLKETKAPIVLTVNGKATAVVQDAEGYQQLLDRVELLESIVGIRKSIAEFEQGKGIPLKQAFAELREKYGLPD is encoded by the coding sequence ATGCTCAGTTTAAGTGACATCTATCCTCTCTCAGAGTTCCAGCGGGGCGCAAAAGCTTTTCTGGAAAGACTCAAAGAAACTAAAGCACCAATAGTTCTGACTGTTAATGGTAAAGCTACTGCTGTTGTTCAAGATGCTGAAGGCTACCAGCAACTTCTCGATAGGGTTGAGTTACTGGAGTCTATTGTCGGTATCCGCAAAAGTATTGCAGAATTTGAGCAAGGGAAAGGGATACCTCTAAAGCAAGCATTTGCAGAACTTCGGGAAAAATATGGCCTACCAGATTGA
- a CDS encoding type II toxin-antitoxin system RelE/ParE family toxin, translated as MAYQIEISPTAVADIESIFLWIKEDSPENAYRWVRGCYEIMLTLENFKGRCALAIESEYMGIEVRQLLYKKQFNILFTVSKTVEQEQGVVRIHRVRRCSQQTLQSIDQLLGDEPET; from the coding sequence ATGGCCTACCAGATTGAAATATCTCCTACTGCGGTAGCTGATATAGAAAGTATTTTTCTTTGGATCAAGGAGGATTCACCGGAAAACGCTTATCGCTGGGTAAGAGGATGTTATGAAATTATGTTGACGCTGGAAAACTTTAAGGGGCGTTGTGCTTTGGCTATCGAAAGTGAGTATATGGGAATAGAGGTACGCCAACTTCTCTATAAAAAGCAATTCAATATTTTATTTACTGTTAGTAAAACAGTTGAGCAAGAGCAAGGAGTTGTGCGTATTCATCGTGTACGTCGTTGTTCTCAACAAACACTTCAAAGTATAGATCAACTCTTAGGTGATGAACCAGAAACTTAA
- a CDS encoding CopG family transcriptional regulator → MNNKKKTSRFDDLIDAARSRQQRDKPQLNEDKSTSQSKSTDPDYTRTTIYLPKQLHRKLKTAAVSQQRQMSDILTELVEQWLLSLNQNEES, encoded by the coding sequence TTGAATAATAAGAAAAAAACTAGTCGTTTTGATGATTTGATTGATGCGGCGCGTAGTCGTCAACAAAGAGACAAACCACAGCTAAATGAAGATAAATCTACATCCCAGAGTAAAAGTACTGACCCAGACTATACGCGAACAACTATTTATTTACCTAAGCAATTGCATCGAAAACTTAAGACAGCCGCAGTTTCACAGCAGCGACAAATGAGCGATATATTGACGGAGTTGGTTGAGCAATGGCTTTTGTCTTTGAATCAGAATGAAGAGAGTTAA
- a CDS encoding nucleotidyl transferase AbiEii/AbiGii toxin family protein, with protein sequence MTFRIDHHNKILTILECLDSEVLNKGSAYFGGGTLLALDFEEYRWSKDVDFIAPVGTSGYKYLRTVVFDGGYEALFRDLSKIQVGRGTTDQYGIRMIVIVDDVPIKTEIIAETRFQLDPPRYVKWAPVACLSLNDCFTSKLLANSDRYMDDSVEARDLIDLAILRLRSSIPQESIKKAEVAYEVIRPLKAAIKRFQENPDYREKYFLSLNVDQAQIPKIIDGIDLLSSDLDLTITQRVFKEQHDIFVDLETQKKKQEGF encoded by the coding sequence ATGACCTTCAGGATAGATCACCATAATAAAATCCTCACAATTCTTGAATGTTTAGATTCTGAGGTACTTAATAAGGGTTCTGCTTACTTCGGTGGTGGAACCCTTCTTGCACTGGATTTTGAAGAATACCGTTGGAGCAAGGACGTTGATTTTATTGCCCCTGTTGGTACATCAGGCTATAAGTATCTCCGTACAGTGGTATTTGATGGTGGGTACGAAGCATTGTTTCGTGATCTGAGTAAAATCCAAGTTGGACGTGGCACGACTGACCAGTATGGAATTCGGATGATAGTAATTGTAGATGATGTGCCCATCAAGACAGAAATTATTGCAGAAACTCGTTTTCAATTAGACCCGCCAAGATATGTCAAATGGGCACCTGTTGCCTGCTTAAGCTTGAATGACTGTTTCACATCCAAGCTGCTTGCAAATTCTGATCGCTATATGGATGACAGCGTTGAGGCAAGAGATTTAATTGATTTAGCAATTCTTAGACTGCGATCTTCAATCCCCCAGGAATCAATTAAAAAGGCAGAGGTAGCCTATGAAGTTATACGCCCTTTGAAAGCAGCGATCAAACGCTTTCAAGAAAACCCAGATTACAGGGAGAAATACTTTCTTAGTCTGAATGTTGATCAAGCTCAGATACCCAAAATTATTGATGGTATTGATTTACTGTCTAGCGATTTAGACTTAACTATTACACAGAGAGTCTTTAAGGAACAGCATGATATCTTCGTTGATTTAGAAACACAAAAGAAAAAACAAGAAGGCTTTTAA
- a CDS encoding ParA family protein, giving the protein MMITVAAFKGGVGKSTTALHLATYLQNQADTLLVDGDLNRSALDWSNRGCLPFKVADEKQGIRLAGLYEHIVIDTPARPDPDELKTIATGCDLLVIPTTPDAIALAATLQMVEALKELKTNYRILLTLIPPNPNKAGVEARTALLKAGLPLFKSGIRRLAVFQRAALEGVPVNAVKDPYAQIAWRCYTEVGKEIFSN; this is encoded by the coding sequence ATGATGATTACTGTAGCGGCTTTCAAGGGGGGAGTTGGGAAATCGACGACAGCCCTACACTTGGCTACATACCTGCAGAACCAAGCTGATACATTGTTGGTGGATGGCGACCTCAACCGCAGTGCGTTGGATTGGTCAAATCGGGGTTGTTTACCGTTCAAAGTGGCTGATGAAAAACAAGGGATACGTCTTGCTGGACTTTATGAGCATATCGTGATTGATACTCCAGCCCGACCAGATCCAGATGAGCTAAAAACGATTGCGACAGGATGCGATTTGTTAGTTATACCTACGACCCCTGATGCGATCGCCTTAGCTGCCACATTGCAAATGGTGGAAGCACTCAAGGAACTCAAGACAAATTATCGCATTTTGTTGACGCTAATTCCGCCCAACCCAAACAAAGCAGGAGTTGAAGCAAGAACTGCGTTGTTAAAAGCAGGATTACCTCTATTCAAATCAGGAATTCGACGGTTAGCTGTATTCCAACGAGCTGCTTTAGAAGGGGTTCCCGTTAATGCTGTTAAAGACCCTTACGCCCAAATTGCATGGCGTTGTTACACAGAGGTGGGAAAGGAAATTTTCAGTAATTAG
- a CDS encoding MBL fold metallo-hydrolase, translated as MRDNQSASSRVDPGEVGSELQCFPYSVQHQDEGICLFVRMGPYRILLDCGLEDISSLVEGLTNSARQDNTPLPVDLVLVSHAHPDHARGLLALHEAFPLLPIYSSEVTSKLIPLNWPELDPEEIPQFCQALPLRSPVEFQEGLVAELFPAGHLPGAVAILLTYTTQKRTYRLLYTGDFFLSNSRLVEGLRLEELRGLELDVLVIEGTYGTSRHPHRRNQENQLAERINKAIAERCSVLLPTPALGLGQELLMLLRSHHHFTGRDLDIWVDGTVATGCDAYLELLPHLPPSVQNFARHQPLFWDERVRPRVRRLQAEHRPTVGHTPCIVLTDSTADLAQYCQADTGPWLILLSEKIDIKVNKEYSAPTTIESYLLAQHSDGPGTTQLIHNLRPQHVVFVHGSPAYLADLTSLEELQNRYHVHSPAAGILVELPIGDTFLQSVAPESNYEGELTELGTVITITLPDAITADPRWRQFADTGLIEARWQGEELVLRGLTQRELLNQNSDRYTLSDLDCCGTCRHQRGQRCWNPASPLYNFKVTLEGYCPAFERLNDS; from the coding sequence ATGAGGGATAATCAGTCGGCATCCTCTCGCGTCGATCCTGGGGAGGTAGGTAGCGAATTACAATGTTTTCCATATAGTGTCCAGCATCAAGATGAGGGGATATGTTTATTCGTGCGGATGGGGCCATACCGCATCCTGTTGGACTGTGGCTTAGAGGATATTTCATCCCTGGTGGAAGGGCTAACCAACTCAGCACGCCAAGACAATACCCCTCTACCAGTCGATTTAGTCTTGGTCAGTCACGCCCACCCCGATCATGCCAGAGGATTGCTAGCACTCCATGAAGCTTTTCCATTATTACCTATATATAGCAGTGAAGTCACAAGTAAGTTAATACCACTAAACTGGCCAGAGCTTGACCCAGAGGAAATACCCCAATTTTGTCAGGCCTTACCGTTGCGATCGCCTGTAGAATTCCAAGAAGGGCTGGTAGCAGAATTATTTCCCGCAGGTCATCTACCAGGGGCTGTAGCAATTCTGCTCACCTACACAACCCAGAAACGCACTTACAGACTATTATATACAGGAGACTTTTTCCTGTCCAACTCCCGGCTGGTAGAAGGTTTGCGGTTAGAAGAATTGCGCGGATTAGAATTGGATGTATTGGTGATTGAAGGTACCTATGGCACATCCCGTCATCCCCACCGTCGCAACCAAGAAAATCAACTCGCAGAACGAATTAATAAAGCGATCGCCGAACGCTGTTCTGTACTCCTCCCCACACCAGCTTTGGGTTTGGGTCAAGAACTGCTAATGTTATTACGTTCCCATCACCACTTCACCGGACGGGATTTAGATATTTGGGTTGATGGTACTGTCGCTACTGGCTGTGACGCCTACTTGGAACTCCTACCCCACCTCCCCCCATCAGTACAGAACTTCGCCCGTCATCAACCCTTGTTTTGGGATGAACGAGTCCGTCCCCGCGTGCGAAGGTTGCAAGCAGAACATCGACCCACCGTGGGACATACCCCCTGTATAGTCCTTACAGATTCTACAGCAGATTTGGCGCAATATTGTCAAGCCGACACCGGCCCTTGGCTAATTCTCCTAAGCGAAAAAATTGATATAAAAGTTAACAAAGAATATTCCGCACCCACCACCATCGAAAGCTATCTTCTCGCCCAACATAGTGATGGCCCTGGTACTACCCAGCTAATTCATAATTTGCGCCCGCAACACGTCGTATTTGTTCACGGTTCCCCAGCCTACTTGGCAGACCTCACAAGCCTAGAAGAGTTACAAAACCGCTATCACGTCCATTCTCCAGCCGCTGGAATATTGGTGGAATTACCCATTGGCGATACATTTTTACAATCAGTAGCCCCAGAGAGTAATTATGAAGGGGAATTGACAGAGTTAGGGACAGTCATTACAATTACCCTACCAGATGCAATCACCGCCGATCCGCGATGGCGTCAGTTTGCCGATACAGGGTTAATCGAAGCCCGTTGGCAAGGGGAAGAATTAGTATTAAGGGGATTGACTCAAAGAGAATTACTCAACCAAAATAGCGATCGCTATACCTTGTCCGATTTAGACTGCTGCGGTACATGCCGACATCAAAGAGGCCAGCGCTGTTGGAATCCCGCTTCCCCATTGTATAACTTCAAGGTAACACTTGAGGGTTACTGTCCTGCCTTTGAGCGGTTGAATGATAGTTAA
- a CDS encoding DUF433 domain-containing protein: protein MFIPIIKEHIEITPGVCGGKPRIAGHRIRVQDIVVWHEQMGMSPDEILYHHPSISLADVYAALAYYHDHRQEIRQQIADDEEFSRQLQDENPSLLPQKLKNRHHG from the coding sequence ATGTTTATCCCCATCATCAAAGAACATATCGAAATTACTCCTGGTGTCTGTGGAGGTAAACCTAGGATTGCTGGACATCGCATTAGAGTTCAGGATATTGTTGTCTGGCACGAACAAATGGGAATGTCACCTGATGAAATTCTTTATCATCATCCTAGTATTAGCCTAGCTGATGTTTATGCAGCCCTAGCCTATTATCATGATCATCGCCAGGAAATTCGTCAACAAATCGCAGATGATGAAGAATTTTCCCGCCAATTACAAGACGAAAATCCATCGCTATTGCCACAAAAATTAAAAAATCGCCATCATGGCTAA
- a CDS encoding prevent-host-death protein yields the protein MKWTLEEAKQQLPSIINATSQEPQLIYTQEELVAAIVNPELFQEFLNWRQKTAKTSLVPVFQELQQLCTEENYSLEIPARSDRDNPFTVD from the coding sequence ATGAAATGGACACTTGAAGAAGCCAAACAACAGCTACCTTCCATAATTAATGCCACTAGTCAAGAACCTCAGCTAATTTATACTCAAGAAGAACTAGTAGCCGCAATTGTAAACCCTGAGCTTTTTCAGGAATTTTTAAACTGGCGGCAAAAAACTGCGAAAACATCTCTAGTTCCAGTCTTTCAAGAACTTCAGCAGTTATGTACCGAAGAAAATTATAGCTTAGAGATACCAGCACGAAGCGATCGCGACAATCCTTTTACGGTAGACTAG
- the tnpA gene encoding IS200/IS605 family transposase produces MSKLSQEDYEYRRTEGSVSSLNYHFVFVPKRRKAVLVKEVAVRLQEIILELVIEHGWKLIALEIMPDHVHCFLNVPTHESPADVARWIKGRASHHLRSEFPHLKKLPSMWSPSYFVASTGAVSTEVVRQYIENQKSN; encoded by the coding sequence ATGTCTAAACTTTCCCAAGAAGATTATGAGTACAGACGTACTGAAGGTTCTGTTTCATCCCTTAATTATCATTTTGTTTTTGTGCCTAAACGCCGAAAAGCCGTACTAGTCAAAGAAGTGGCAGTACGGCTACAAGAAATAATATTAGAACTAGTAATTGAGCATGGATGGAAGCTTATTGCTTTGGAAATCATGCCCGACCATGTACACTGTTTTTTAAACGTGCCTACCCATGAATCGCCTGCTGATGTAGCTAGATGGATTAAGGGCAGGGCATCACACCATTTAAGAAGTGAGTTTCCCCATCTGAAAAAATTACCTAGTATGTGGAGTCCTAGTTACTTTGTTGCTTCGACAGGAGCAGTAAGTACCGAGGTTGTTAGGCAATATATTGAGAACCAAAAAAGCAATTAA
- a CDS encoding transposase: MKTTYQYQFYPDTNQKIELNEWLRISRYWYNRQLGERFSWWQNNHLQLKAFPFWKDTFPGLFERPSYYSQKLQLPEIKKDFIKVMHSGELLDFSRVDSTVLQDICKRVDKAFERFIVGDKKGKRSGKPRFKTAASFGTMTFASAKDDWIKLVRKNWLYLRLPKLGVVQVRMHRPLPSGFKLKQISVTKKVDGWYIQMCLEDTSVPDFNPDLIVPAWDNSMGLDAVLHGDDYLATSEGDKLPSLKSLRKNQHKLDKVSIKRNKRALACIACLIINESRLNCFNNKAYRRL, encoded by the coding sequence ATGAAAACAACTTACCAGTATCAGTTTTACCCAGATACTAATCAAAAGATAGAGCTTAACGAGTGGTTAAGAATATCTCGTTATTGGTACAACCGACAATTGGGTGAGCGGTTTTCATGGTGGCAGAACAATCACTTGCAGCTAAAAGCGTTTCCTTTTTGGAAAGACACTTTCCCTGGTTTATTTGAGCGGCCAAGTTACTACTCTCAAAAGTTGCAATTACCAGAAATAAAGAAAGATTTTATCAAGGTAATGCATAGTGGAGAGTTACTAGATTTTTCTCGTGTTGATTCAACTGTTTTGCAAGATATTTGTAAGCGAGTTGATAAGGCTTTTGAAAGGTTTATAGTTGGTGATAAAAAGGGTAAGCGTTCGGGTAAGCCACGTTTTAAAACAGCAGCTAGTTTTGGCACAATGACTTTTGCAAGTGCTAAAGATGATTGGATTAAACTAGTTCGGAAAAACTGGTTATATCTAAGATTACCTAAATTGGGTGTTGTACAAGTCAGAATGCATCGACCTTTGCCCAGTGGTTTTAAACTTAAACAAATCAGCGTAACCAAAAAAGTAGATGGTTGGTATATCCAGATGTGTCTGGAAGATACCTCTGTACCTGATTTTAATCCTGATTTAATTGTTCCAGCTTGGGATAATTCAATGGGTTTGGACGCTGTTTTACATGGTGATGATTATCTGGCTACATCCGAAGGTGACAAACTACCTTCTTTAAAATCACTACGTAAAAACCAACATAAACTGGATAAAGTATCAATCAAGAGAAATAAAAGGGCTCTTGCGTGTATAGCGTGCTTAATTATTAATGAAAGTCGATTAAATTGCTTTAATAACAAGGCTTATAGGCGTTTATAA
- a CDS encoding DUF6679 family protein translates to MLHRKIYQLCCDGREVCVFLRDQQRWIERARIIDIEGDLVTLRYETEEEDEVCSWEEMVRLESIGAVTQKLASVPRGNVEPLMTEDCPEAERIRNHYPDSNPE, encoded by the coding sequence ATGCTACACCGCAAGATTTATCAACTGTGTTGCGATGGGCGGGAGGTATGTGTATTCTTGCGGGACCAGCAACGCTGGATTGAACGCGCCCGCATCATCGATATCGAGGGAGATTTAGTGACCCTACGCTATGAAACAGAAGAAGAAGATGAGGTTTGTTCGTGGGAAGAGATGGTTCGTCTCGAAAGTATTGGCGCTGTCACACAAAAATTGGCTTCAGTACCACGCGGAAATGTAGAACCTCTCATGACTGAGGATTGTCCTGAGGCTGAACGTATCCGCAACCATTATCCTGACTCGAATCCTGAATAA
- a CDS encoding Nif3-like dinuclear metal center hexameric protein, whose translation MKIADLITWFEAWANPAWCESWDNCGWQVEPGVLQESARVLVCLTPTIAVMEEAIACNANLIFAHHPLIFTPPKSFRTGSAIAQMVRLSFTKNIGIYSAHTNFDQVQDGTADVLAQILELQEVTPIVPTQAGLGYGRVGLLEPVLMLRDLLTVIHTRLKSPNLLVSPTTDLQQAISRVAVLGGSGASFISAVVKTGAQAYLTSDCKFHQFQESRDCNLILIDAGHYATERPACDRLVQKFRSLNLDWVQLSDQDENFRQFFP comes from the coding sequence ATGAAAATAGCTGATTTAATTACGTGGTTTGAAGCATGGGCTAATCCGGCTTGGTGTGAAAGCTGGGATAATTGTGGTTGGCAGGTAGAACCGGGAGTTCTGCAGGAATCAGCAAGGGTTTTGGTGTGTTTAACGCCGACAATAGCTGTGATGGAGGAAGCGATCGCCTGTAATGCTAATCTGATTTTTGCCCATCATCCCCTGATTTTCACTCCCCCTAAGTCTTTTCGCACAGGTTCGGCGATCGCCCAAATGGTACGATTGTCTTTTACCAAAAATATCGGGATTTACAGCGCCCATACCAATTTTGACCAGGTTCAGGATGGGACTGCTGATGTTTTGGCTCAAATTCTCGAACTCCAGGAAGTTACTCCTATAGTCCCGACGCAAGCAGGGTTAGGATATGGGCGAGTTGGGCTGTTAGAACCTGTGTTGATGTTACGGGATTTGTTGACGGTAATCCACACTCGACTCAAAAGCCCTAATCTGCTAGTTTCACCAACTACTGATTTACAACAGGCGATTTCACGAGTGGCTGTTTTAGGTGGTTCGGGAGCAAGTTTTATTTCGGCGGTTGTCAAAACAGGCGCGCAAGCTTATCTAACTTCTGATTGTAAGTTCCATCAGTTCCAAGAAAGCCGCGACTGCAATCTGATTTTAATTGATGCTGGTCATTACGCGACTGAACGCCCTGCTTGCGATCGCTTGGTGCAAAAATTCCGGTCTTTAAACTTAGACTGGGTGCAGTTGAGTGACCAGGATGAGAATTTCCGCCAGTTTTTTCCTTAA